In Helicobacter mastomyrinus, the sequence TGCGAAGCCATAGAGGTAGGTTATCGACTCTTACATTTGCATAGATAGTGTTTGGAACCTCTCACTCTATCCTTGCACACCACCAAAACCTATTTCCCCATAAAAGATTCTAGTCCTAGCATAAAGGCATCAGGTATAGAGCCGCCGTGTGTCTTATTAGTAATTTCTACAAAGACTACATTTTTTGGGTTAATAGCGGCCTTTTGGTAGATTTTCACCACAGATTGAATGTCATATAAAGGCTTTTTTGCATTAGGGGTTTTGTGTTTATTTTGCCCCTCTTTCTCTAAACTTCCGCGCGTAAAAATGATATGTGATTTGAGGGGAGCATTCTTTGCGACAAGCGTTTTATAAGATTCTATAAATGCCCCATTCCCCCACCATAGCGATGGAGAAGCACAGACATAATGTGTAAATGCCGCATTTGCGCTACTCATCGTATGCAGGACAAAAAGCCCTCCAAAAGAATGCCCAAAAAGCAGCTCTTTGCTAGGTGTGCCAAAACGTTTGTGTATGGTAGGCTTTACTTGATGAATGAGAAAATCGAGGAATGTATCTATCCCGCCGCCTCCACTAA encodes:
- a CDS encoding alpha/beta hydrolase; this encodes MKHIIAFLSFLCIFTYGAPSQEIPAITQEAKALFHIESFRMQNKAGRFYTIYIAKPKQKIDSTSIFYTLDGNAFFPMLLNTIAIDKAADSIHALPIIVSIAHDSTLAFDRELRTYDYTPILDKHLQDEFSGGGGIDTFLDFLIHQVKPTIHKRFGTPSKELLFGHSFGGLFVLHTMSSANAAFTHYVCASPSLWWGNGAFIESYKTLVAKNAPLKSHIIFTRGSLEKEGQNKHKTPNAKKPLYDIQSVVKIYQKAAINPKNVVFVEITNKTHGGSIPDAFMLGLESFMGK